A single region of the Arthrobacter sp. PAMC25564 genome encodes:
- a CDS encoding 2Fe-2S iron-sulfur cluster-binding protein, with protein MTSQNARLATGGRIDRSITWRFTVDGQEFTGHPGDTIASALLANGRISAGNSLYEGRPRGIMAAGVEEPNALVKVAARFPGHVAESMLQATTVSLVDGLAAELLNGLGKLDPDEDQAEYDKKYVHTDVLVVGGGVSGLAAAREAVRTGARVILIDDQPELGGSLLSGSTAPALQDTVEGKPALEWIADVEAELVSAAECTVLNRTTAFGSYDSNYFIAAQNRTDHLSGPAAPGVSRQRIWHIRAKQVVLAPGAHERPLVFENNDRPGIMLASAVRSYLNRYAVAAGSKVVISTTNDSAYALAADLLAAGVTVAAVVDARPQLSETAAAAGAAGIRVLIGAAVADTAGDSTGRLAGVTVRSINDDGELTSGVEQLACDLLAVSGGWSPVVHLHSQRQGKLRWDEELAAFVPAAAVKDQQVVGSGRGSYALTDCLAEGTSAGAAAAIAAGFTSAVVPAGPKAPVASAPIRQLWLVPGQEGTPGQWHHHFVDFQRDQSVADVIRSTGAGMRSVEHVKRYTSISTANDQGKTSGVNAIGVIAAALKSGGAETAGIGGIGTTAYRAPFTPVAFAALAGRQRGELFDPARKTSVHPWHVAQGALFEDVGQWKRPWYYPQSGEDMDTAVLRECAAVRDSVGFMDATTLGKIEIRGKDAGEFLNRIYTNAFKKLAPGSARYGVMCTPDGMIFDDGVTLRLDEDRFFMTTTTGGAAKVLDWLEEWHQTEWPELDVHCTSVTEQWTTIAVVGPKSRAVIAKLAPQLAADGGLDAEAFPFMTFRETTLASGVQARICRISFSGELAYEINVPSWYGLNTWESVAAAGAEFNITPYGTETMHVLRAEKGYPIVGQDTDGTVTPQDAGMEWVVSKAKDFIGKRSYNRKDAARTDRKHLVSVLPVDGTIRLPEGTQLVEKGITVNPAYGPVPMQGFVTSSYHSAALGRSFGLALIHNGRNRIGETLVASVGDQLVDVVVGETVLFDAEGTRKDG; from the coding sequence GTGACCAGCCAGAACGCCCGCCTCGCCACCGGCGGCCGCATCGACCGCAGCATCACCTGGCGGTTCACCGTGGACGGCCAGGAATTCACCGGCCACCCCGGCGATACCATCGCCTCGGCACTCCTGGCCAACGGCCGGATCAGCGCCGGCAACTCCCTTTACGAGGGCCGCCCCCGCGGCATCATGGCCGCCGGCGTCGAGGAACCCAATGCCCTCGTGAAGGTCGCCGCCCGGTTCCCGGGGCACGTGGCCGAGTCCATGCTCCAGGCCACCACGGTGTCCCTCGTGGACGGACTCGCCGCCGAGCTGCTCAACGGACTTGGCAAGCTGGATCCGGACGAGGACCAGGCCGAATACGACAAGAAGTACGTCCACACCGACGTCCTGGTGGTGGGCGGCGGCGTTTCCGGCCTGGCCGCGGCCCGTGAAGCAGTCCGCACCGGTGCCCGCGTCATCCTGATCGATGACCAGCCCGAGCTCGGCGGCTCACTGCTTTCCGGCTCCACGGCCCCGGCGCTGCAGGACACCGTCGAGGGCAAGCCTGCCCTGGAATGGATCGCCGATGTGGAGGCGGAGCTGGTCTCCGCCGCCGAATGCACCGTGCTCAACCGCACCACGGCCTTCGGTTCCTACGACTCGAACTACTTCATCGCCGCGCAGAACCGCACGGACCACCTCTCCGGCCCCGCGGCGCCCGGTGTGTCCCGCCAGCGCATCTGGCACATCCGTGCCAAGCAGGTTGTGCTGGCCCCCGGCGCCCACGAGCGCCCGCTGGTCTTCGAAAACAACGACCGCCCCGGCATCATGCTCGCCTCCGCCGTCCGCAGCTACCTCAACCGCTACGCCGTGGCAGCCGGATCGAAGGTGGTCATCAGCACCACCAACGACTCCGCCTACGCACTCGCAGCGGACCTGTTAGCAGCCGGGGTCACCGTGGCCGCCGTCGTGGACGCCCGTCCGCAGCTAAGCGAAACGGCAGCCGCCGCCGGCGCAGCAGGCATCCGGGTCCTGATCGGTGCCGCCGTTGCCGACACCGCCGGGGACAGCACCGGCCGCCTCGCCGGCGTCACCGTCCGCAGCATCAACGACGACGGCGAACTCACCTCCGGCGTCGAGCAGCTCGCCTGCGACCTGCTCGCCGTATCCGGCGGCTGGAGCCCGGTAGTCCACCTCCACTCCCAGCGCCAGGGCAAGCTCCGCTGGGACGAGGAACTCGCCGCCTTCGTGCCGGCCGCCGCGGTCAAGGACCAGCAGGTCGTGGGATCCGGCCGCGGCAGCTACGCACTGACGGACTGCCTGGCCGAGGGCACCTCCGCCGGCGCAGCAGCCGCCATCGCCGCGGGCTTCACCTCCGCCGTCGTCCCCGCCGGGCCCAAGGCACCGGTGGCCTCCGCCCCGATCCGCCAGCTCTGGCTGGTCCCCGGCCAGGAAGGCACCCCCGGGCAGTGGCACCACCACTTCGTGGACTTCCAGCGCGACCAGTCCGTCGCCGACGTGATCCGCTCCACCGGGGCCGGGATGCGCTCCGTGGAACACGTCAAGCGCTACACCTCGATCAGCACCGCCAACGACCAGGGCAAGACCTCGGGCGTCAACGCCATCGGCGTCATCGCAGCGGCGCTGAAGTCCGGCGGCGCGGAAACGGCCGGCATCGGCGGGATCGGCACCACGGCCTACCGTGCACCGTTCACCCCGGTGGCCTTCGCAGCCCTGGCCGGACGCCAGCGCGGGGAACTCTTCGACCCGGCCCGCAAAACGTCCGTCCACCCGTGGCACGTCGCCCAGGGAGCCTTGTTCGAGGACGTCGGACAGTGGAAGCGCCCCTGGTACTACCCGCAGTCCGGCGAGGACATGGACACCGCGGTGCTGCGTGAATGCGCCGCCGTCCGCGACTCCGTGGGCTTCATGGACGCCACCACGCTGGGCAAGATCGAGATCCGGGGCAAGGACGCCGGCGAATTCCTGAACCGCATCTACACCAACGCGTTCAAGAAGCTCGCCCCGGGCTCGGCCCGCTACGGCGTCATGTGCACCCCGGACGGCATGATCTTCGACGACGGCGTCACCTTGCGCCTGGACGAGGACCGCTTCTTCATGACCACCACCACCGGCGGCGCCGCCAAGGTCCTGGACTGGCTGGAGGAATGGCACCAGACCGAATGGCCCGAACTGGATGTGCACTGCACCTCCGTGACGGAACAGTGGACCACCATCGCCGTCGTCGGCCCGAAGTCCCGTGCCGTGATCGCCAAGCTCGCCCCGCAGCTGGCCGCCGACGGCGGCCTGGACGCCGAGGCATTCCCGTTCATGACCTTCCGGGAGACCACGCTGGCCTCCGGGGTGCAGGCGCGCATCTGCCGCATCTCCTTCTCCGGCGAACTGGCCTACGAGATCAACGTGCCGTCCTGGTACGGGCTCAACACCTGGGAGTCCGTGGCCGCCGCCGGGGCAGAGTTCAACATCACCCCGTACGGCACCGAAACCATGCACGTGCTGCGCGCCGAAAAGGGTTACCCGATCGTCGGGCAGGACACCGACGGCACGGTCACCCCGCAGGATGCCGGCATGGAATGGGTCGTGTCCAAGGCCAAGGACTTCATCGGCAAGCGTTCCTACAACCGCAAGGACGCCGCCCGCACCGACCGCAAGCACCTGGTCAGCGTCCTCCCGGTGGACGGAACGATCCGCCTGCCTGAAGGAACGCAGCTCGTGGAAAAGGGCATCACCGTCAACCCCGCCTACGGCCCCGTGCCCATGCAGGGGTTCGTGACCTCCAGCTACCACAGTGCCGCGCTGGGCCGGTCCTTCGGCCTGGCCTTGATCCACAACGGCCGCAACCGCATCGGTGAGACCCTCGTGGCCTCAGTCGGAGACCAACTGGTCGACGTGGTTGTTGGCGAAACCGTACTTTTCGACGCTGAAGGGACCCGCAAAGATGGCTGA
- a CDS encoding MFS transporter: protein MVSRETRRRVIAASFIGNFVEWFDYAVYGYLAATIATVFFPESNPQTGLLLTFALFAISFLVRPLGGFVWGHIGDKVGRRTALSLSILIMSGATFCIALIPGFNSIGIWAPILLLVVRVAQGFSASGEYAGASAFLVEYAPANKRGLYAAVVPASTAAGLLLGSLLAGLLTVLLSSDAMQSWGWRLPFLLAAPMGLIGRYIRTKLEDTPVFRELAAEDHAIKAPVSSLFRNHWRLLLKAVGAVLLNAVGFYVILSYMPTYLSSELGLGKAESFLATTIALVTYIGFIFLTGMLSDRFGRKKVLIAASITFIVLTVPAFALLGTGNFLIIVLVQILLGAMLTLNDGTLPSFLAEMFPTRVRYSGFAVSFNLSNALFGGTAPFVATLLIAATHNNLAPAWYLAAAAVISLIAVALSRETSKEPLRHE, encoded by the coding sequence GTGGTCAGCAGGGAAACCCGCCGGCGGGTGATTGCTGCCAGCTTCATCGGTAACTTCGTTGAATGGTTTGACTACGCGGTGTACGGCTACCTGGCCGCAACAATCGCCACGGTCTTCTTCCCCGAATCCAATCCCCAGACCGGGCTTCTGCTGACGTTCGCGCTGTTTGCCATCTCGTTCCTGGTGCGGCCGCTCGGCGGTTTCGTCTGGGGCCACATCGGCGACAAGGTCGGGCGCCGGACCGCACTTTCCCTGTCAATCCTGATCATGTCCGGAGCGACGTTCTGCATCGCCCTGATACCGGGGTTCAACTCGATCGGCATCTGGGCCCCCATCCTGCTCCTGGTCGTCCGGGTCGCCCAGGGCTTCTCCGCTTCCGGTGAATACGCCGGAGCGTCCGCGTTCCTGGTGGAGTACGCCCCGGCCAACAAGCGCGGCCTGTACGCCGCGGTCGTCCCCGCCAGCACGGCCGCCGGCCTGCTCCTCGGCTCCCTGCTCGCGGGCCTGCTGACAGTCCTGCTCAGCTCCGATGCAATGCAAAGCTGGGGGTGGCGTCTTCCGTTCCTGCTGGCGGCCCCGATGGGCCTGATCGGACGTTACATCCGCACCAAGCTCGAAGACACCCCGGTGTTCCGCGAACTGGCAGCCGAGGACCATGCCATCAAGGCACCGGTATCCAGCCTGTTCCGGAACCACTGGCGCCTGCTGCTGAAGGCGGTCGGAGCAGTGCTGCTCAACGCCGTCGGCTTCTACGTGATCCTCAGCTACATGCCCACGTACCTGTCCTCGGAACTGGGTCTCGGAAAAGCCGAATCCTTCCTGGCCACCACGATCGCCCTGGTGACGTACATCGGGTTCATCTTCCTGACCGGAATGCTCTCGGACCGCTTCGGCCGCAAGAAGGTACTCATCGCAGCATCCATCACCTTCATCGTGCTGACCGTGCCGGCCTTCGCCCTGCTGGGCACCGGAAACTTCCTGATCATCGTCCTGGTCCAGATCCTGCTCGGCGCAATGCTCACCCTCAATGACGGCACGCTGCCCAGCTTCCTGGCCGAAATGTTCCCGACCCGCGTCCGCTACAGCGGCTTCGCCGTCAGCTTCAACCTCTCCAACGCGCTCTTCGGCGGCACAGCCCCCTTCGTGGCCACCCTCCTGATCGCCGCCACGCACAACAATCTGGCCCCGGCCTGGTACCTGGCCGCAGCCGCAGTCATCTCCCTGATCGCCGTCGCACTCTCCCGCGAAACCAGCAAAGAACCACTGCGCCACGAATAG
- a CDS encoding sarcosine oxidase subunit delta — translation MLLISCPNCGARDETEFHYGGQAHVAYPESPDALSDREWAEYLFYRDNTKGAFAERWVHSTGCRQWFNMLRDTVSYEIQAIYKMGEKRPDVGPAASAATTAISPEGAQK, via the coding sequence ATGCTCCTGATTTCATGCCCCAACTGCGGGGCACGCGACGAAACTGAATTCCACTACGGCGGCCAGGCCCATGTGGCCTACCCGGAAAGCCCTGACGCCCTGAGCGACCGGGAATGGGCCGAATACCTGTTCTACCGCGACAACACCAAGGGTGCCTTCGCCGAACGCTGGGTCCACAGCACCGGCTGCCGGCAATGGTTCAACATGCTCCGGGACACCGTGAGCTACGAAATCCAGGCCATTTACAAGATGGGCGAAAAGCGCCCCGACGTGGGACCTGCAGCCTCTGCAGCAACCACCGCCATCTCCCCGGAAGGAGCCCAGAAGTGA
- a CDS encoding sarcosine oxidase subunit beta family protein, with protein sequence MTTEHLPEHPEFLWHNPDPKKSYDAVIVGGGGHGLATAYYLAKNHGMTNIAVLEKGWLAGGNMARNTTIIRSNYLWDESAAIYEHALKLWEILPEELDYDFLFSQRGVMNLAHTLGDVRESIRRVGANKLNGVDAEWLDPAQVKELCPILNISDNIRYPVMGATYQPRAGIAKHDHVAWAFARKCDELGVDIIQNCEVTGFIKDGNRVVGVKTSRGTINTEKVGLCAAGHSSVLAEMAGFRLPIQSHPLQALVSELHEPVHPTVVMSNHVHVYVSQAHKGELVMGAGVDSYNGYGQRGSFHVIEEQMAAAVELFPIFARAHVLRTWGGIVDTTMDASPIVGTTPVENMFVNCGWGTGGFKGTPAAGLTFAHTIATGAPHQLNKPFALERFETGALIDEHGAAAVAH encoded by the coding sequence GTGACGACCGAACACCTGCCGGAGCACCCCGAGTTCCTGTGGCACAATCCGGACCCGAAGAAGTCCTACGACGCCGTGATTGTCGGCGGCGGCGGACACGGGCTGGCGACGGCGTACTACCTGGCCAAGAACCATGGCATGACCAATATCGCCGTGCTGGAAAAGGGCTGGCTCGCCGGCGGCAACATGGCCCGGAACACCACGATCATCCGCTCCAACTACCTCTGGGACGAGAGCGCGGCGATCTATGAGCACGCGCTGAAGCTGTGGGAGATCCTGCCGGAAGAACTGGACTACGACTTCCTGTTCAGCCAGCGCGGCGTGATGAACCTTGCCCACACCCTGGGCGATGTCCGCGAAAGCATCCGCCGGGTCGGAGCGAACAAGCTCAACGGCGTCGACGCCGAGTGGCTGGACCCGGCCCAGGTCAAGGAACTCTGCCCCATCCTGAACATCAGCGACAACATCCGCTACCCCGTCATGGGCGCCACCTACCAGCCGCGCGCAGGCATCGCCAAGCACGACCACGTCGCCTGGGCCTTCGCGCGCAAGTGCGACGAACTCGGCGTGGACATCATCCAGAACTGCGAAGTCACCGGCTTTATCAAGGACGGCAACCGCGTGGTGGGCGTCAAGACCAGCCGCGGCACCATCAACACCGAAAAGGTCGGCCTCTGCGCTGCCGGACACAGCAGCGTCCTGGCCGAAATGGCCGGCTTCCGCCTGCCGATCCAGTCCCACCCGCTCCAGGCGCTCGTGTCAGAACTGCACGAACCCGTCCACCCCACGGTGGTCATGTCCAACCACGTCCACGTCTACGTCTCCCAGGCGCACAAGGGCGAACTGGTCATGGGCGCCGGCGTGGACTCCTACAACGGCTACGGACAGCGCGGCTCCTTCCATGTCATCGAGGAGCAGATGGCGGCCGCCGTGGAGCTCTTCCCGATCTTCGCCCGGGCCCATGTGCTCCGGACCTGGGGCGGGATCGTGGACACCACCATGGACGCCTCGCCGATCGTGGGCACCACCCCGGTCGAGAACATGTTCGTCAACTGCGGCTGGGGCACCGGAGGATTCAAGGGCACCCCCGCGGCCGGCCTGACCTTCGCCCACACCATCGCCACCGGTGCCCCGCACCAGCTCAACAAGCCCTTCGCACTGGAACGCTTCGAAACCGGTGCCCTGATCGACGAACACGGCGCCGCCGCCGTCGCCCACTAG
- the glyA gene encoding serine hydroxymethyltransferase, whose protein sequence is MTGTLNESLASVDAEVDAAIARELDRQQSTLEMIASENFAPTAVMTAQGSVLTNKYAEGYPGKRYYGGCEHVDVIEQLAIDRVKALFGAEHANVQPHSGAQANAAAMFALLDPGDTIMGLDLAHGGHLTHGMKINFSGKLYNVVPYHVRESDMTVDMAEVEALALEHRPRLIVAGWSAYTRQLDFAQFRRIADLVGAYLMVDMAHFAGLVAAGLHPNPVPYADVVTTTTHKTLGGPRGGVILSRGSLARKINSAVFPGQQGGPLEHVIAAKAVSFKIAASEDFKDRQQRTLEGARILAGRLLAPDVAEYGISVVGGGTDVHLVLVDLRNSELDGQQGEDRLHRIGITVNRNAVPFDPRPPMVSSGLRIGTPALATRGFGPAEFTEVADIIAEAIKGELSEESAVLLRDRVTVLAEKFPLYPNLSGTAGTSPNGVAQ, encoded by the coding sequence ATGACGGGCACCCTGAACGAATCACTGGCCAGCGTCGACGCCGAGGTCGACGCGGCCATTGCCCGGGAGCTGGACCGCCAGCAGTCGACGCTGGAAATGATCGCTTCGGAAAACTTTGCCCCCACGGCCGTGATGACGGCCCAGGGTTCCGTGCTGACCAACAAGTACGCCGAGGGGTACCCGGGCAAGCGGTACTACGGTGGCTGCGAACACGTTGATGTGATCGAGCAGCTCGCCATCGACCGGGTCAAGGCACTTTTCGGCGCCGAACACGCCAATGTCCAGCCGCACTCCGGCGCGCAGGCCAACGCTGCGGCGATGTTCGCGCTGCTGGATCCGGGGGACACCATCATGGGCCTGGACCTGGCCCACGGCGGGCACCTGACCCACGGCATGAAGATCAACTTCTCCGGCAAGCTGTACAACGTCGTGCCGTACCATGTGCGCGAATCAGACATGACCGTGGACATGGCCGAGGTGGAGGCGCTGGCGCTGGAACACCGGCCCAGGCTGATCGTGGCCGGCTGGTCCGCTTACACCCGGCAGCTGGATTTTGCCCAGTTCCGCCGGATCGCGGACCTGGTGGGCGCCTACCTCATGGTGGATATGGCCCACTTTGCCGGCCTGGTGGCCGCGGGGCTGCACCCGAACCCGGTGCCGTACGCCGACGTCGTCACCACCACCACGCACAAGACCCTGGGCGGCCCGCGCGGCGGCGTCATCCTCAGCCGCGGGTCCCTGGCCCGCAAGATCAACTCCGCTGTTTTCCCCGGCCAGCAGGGCGGACCGCTGGAACATGTGATCGCGGCTAAGGCCGTGTCCTTCAAGATCGCCGCAAGCGAGGACTTCAAGGACCGCCAGCAGCGCACCCTGGAAGGGGCCAGGATCCTGGCCGGGCGCCTGCTCGCCCCGGACGTCGCCGAATACGGGATCTCCGTGGTGGGCGGCGGCACCGACGTCCACCTGGTCCTGGTGGACCTGCGCAACTCCGAGCTGGACGGCCAGCAGGGCGAGGACCGCCTGCACCGGATCGGTATCACCGTGAACCGCAACGCGGTCCCGTTTGACCCCCGCCCGCCGATGGTCTCTTCCGGGCTTCGGATCGGCACCCCGGCGCTGGCCACCCGGGGCTTCGGCCCGGCCGAATTCACCGAGGTTGCCGACATCATCGCCGAGGCCATCAAGGGCGAACTCAGCGAAGAGTCCGCCGTGCTGCTCCGCGACCGGGTCACGGTCCTGGCCGAGAAATTTCCGCTTTACCCGAATCTTTCCGGCACTGCCGGAACCTCCCCGAACGGAGTTGCACAGTGA
- a CDS encoding sarcosine oxidase subunit gamma family protein, whose product MAETTAPAEAHVNGLRAARRSPASHLAEAFAAGSVPGTVELKEIPYQTMVGIRVERGSDAGTRIASVTGGLPASCGDVNGAAVNGAAVLWLGPTEFMVVAPEESHDSLGGSLVSDLTAALGTGEGQVVDLSANRTTFELAGPRARAVLEKSCSLDLHPSVFKTGTALATEIGHIPAVLWKTAEETYRILPRASFAEFLGRWLLDSMREYASPEVP is encoded by the coding sequence ATGGCTGAGACAACCGCACCAGCAGAAGCACACGTCAACGGACTCCGGGCTGCCCGACGCAGCCCGGCCTCGCACCTCGCCGAGGCCTTCGCGGCCGGCTCCGTGCCGGGTACCGTGGAGCTGAAGGAAATCCCGTACCAGACGATGGTGGGGATCCGCGTTGAGCGAGGTTCCGACGCCGGGACGCGCATCGCATCCGTGACCGGCGGGCTGCCGGCCTCCTGCGGCGACGTCAACGGGGCTGCGGTCAACGGCGCTGCCGTTTTGTGGCTCGGACCCACAGAGTTCATGGTCGTCGCCCCGGAGGAGTCGCACGACTCCCTCGGCGGATCGCTGGTCAGCGATCTCACGGCGGCACTGGGCACCGGCGAAGGCCAGGTCGTGGACCTCTCCGCCAACCGCACCACCTTCGAACTCGCCGGCCCCCGGGCCCGTGCAGTACTCGAGAAGAGCTGCTCGCTGGACCTCCACCCGTCGGTGTTCAAGACCGGGACCGCCCTGGCCACGGAAATCGGACACATACCGGCCGTGCTCTGGAAGACCGCGGAGGAGACCTACCGGATCTTACCGAGGGCCTCGTTCGCCGAGTTCCTGGGGCGCTGGCTCCTGGACTCCATGCGGGAGTACGCCTCACCAGAGGTCCCCTAA